One genomic window of Anoplolepis gracilipes chromosome 5, ASM4749672v1, whole genome shotgun sequence includes the following:
- the Reck gene encoding reversion-inducing-cysteine-rich protein with kazal motifs isoform X2 translates to MQVRTDKMHYLTMLLMTTIATIFAPVVANPFLEAAQEMSCCSLAAGSCRNVCSKISLVVLGAEIEARENVTRRLLEFCSIELMDFWSCVNSTLNELKRNENWIGRACCHHIQNPTCRTTCALSGSTDDLNESCRPSDEPEFFFCLEKREEAERCCNNVSNDTCRPICKDIFHKPGKQSNLKLYSSKGCFHQIPKCLKSVAEVKHAEDPKQHLHCCEEATTPACLDTCRKTLHIANTDQEIMDALAEKCSPVLPQSPMWSCLLKSGSAKPARLPLNAGKLTCCTKATRPSCQNLCWRAFQADWESAWVQLDALCLSSSLEGELRRCLEDADDPCEMGCSGLSYCARFNDRPTTLFRTCTSTADEAAKWEADHWSRGGVIGGLGVPVRAAASCPAETLRAAACLLQLRPCETRIHETRLCREDCLDLMASCVDWGAITGPHTAATLCAKLSPGKPDAPCVSLRPYLDDPQDDETVIHPEEDITTPCKRNPCPQGQLCVLQPNGAKIYRCVPACSLGEMSKQLVPVGSWIQIPRFDQQGCMNICQCTARGLEKCRTLNCFNFKSCWVHDRFIQHKTNFYLECNPCHCFEGEFTCSKKSCGESRAPSLPCDCPAHYVPVCGRLGFTFASACLAKCAELSATEVEFGSCSSRDPCVSNPCKSAERCIRKPRVCLSRLHKSCQQYECVPIDCNPRDESSGLVCDRENRQYPSVCAMIRAGATLGYRGPCLRGCSLRGPVCGINGEVYANECAAWAERIIVDYQGPCVIVGLIGEQAKPRCGDAVQCPALVEPYCIGVTPPGACCPVCGGAARLFYSKKQLERIYYIMDEEADKDSVTLEALLVALGRQLEVAQCAIRGMMTPDCDIFIVVQPVTKKPSALQLRACVTETEKLVTRITERSPRIAAEIPLGSLTRAEIAHSYVSSAIKIHVWHVTTIVLFIFMLKITS, encoded by the exons AAATGTCCTGCTGTTCACTTGCTGCTGGATCCTGTCGGAATGTGTGCTCCAAG atatctttgGTAGTCTTGGGTGCCGAGATCGAGGCGAGGGAAAACGTTACTCGGCGTCTGCTGGAGTTTTGTTCCATAGAATTG ATGGACTTCTGGTCCTGCGTGAACTCGACGTTGAATG AACTCAAGAGGAATGAGAATTGGATAGGTCGAGCATGCTGTCACCACATCCAGAATCCCACATGTCGCACAACCTGCGCCTTATCAGGTTCCACAGACGATCTGAATGAGTCCTGCCGACCAAGCGACGAGCCTGAATTTTTCTTCTGCCTGGAAAAGCGCGAGGAAGCTGAACGATGCTGCAACAACGTTTCCAATGACACTTGTAGACCTATTTGCAAGGATATTTTTCACAAGCCTGGCAAGCAGTCTAACTTGAAACTATACAGCAGCAAGGGTTGCTTTCATCAGATTCCCAAATGTCTGAAGAGCGTAGCCGAGGTGAAACATGCCGAAGATCCGAAGCAAC ATTTGCACTGTTGCGAGGAAGCCACAACTCCGGCGTGCCTAGACACGTGTCGCAAGACTCTTCACATCGCAAACACGGACCAGGAAATCATGGACGCCTTGGCGGAAAAATGTAGCCCGGTGCTACCTCAGTCGCCGATGTGGAGTTGCTTGTTGAAATCGGGCTCGGCGAAGCCGGCACGTTTACCGTTAAATGCTGGTAAGCTGACGTGTTGCACAAAGGCAACGAGGCCCTCCTGCCAGAATTTATGCTGGCGGGCCTTTCAGGCTGACTGGGAATCCGCCTGGGTCCAGTTGGATGCGTTGTGCCTCTCGTCCAGCTTGGAGGGTGAATTGAGGAGATGTCTCGAGGACGCGGATGATCCTTGCGAAATGGGTTGTTCTGGATTGTCTTACTGCGCACGATTCAATGACAGACCTACTACTCTGTTCAG GACATGTACAAGTACAGCTGACGAGGCTGCTAAATGGGAAGCTGACCATTGGTCCAGAGGCGGCGTTATTGGTGGATTAGGTGTACCTGTGCGCGCAGCGGCTTCTTGTCCAGCGGAGACTTTACGTGCGGCGGCTTGTCTTCTACAATTGCGACCTTGTGAGACTAGAATTCATGAAACGCGACTCTGCCGCGAAGATTGTCTGGACTTGATGGCGAGCTGCGTGGATTGGGGTGCAATTACGGGACCGCATACAGCTGCTACCTTGTGTGCCAAGCTGTCGCCGGGCAAACCGGACGCGCCATGTGTTTCGTTGAGACCGTACTTGGACGACCCGCAAGACGATGAGACAGTGATTCATCCCGAAGAAGACATTACGACACCGTGCAAGCGCAATCCGTGTCCGCAGGGTCAGCTCTGCGTTCTCCAACCGAACGGTGCCAAGATCTATCGCTGCGTGCCAGCTTGCTCTCTCGGCGAGATGTCGAAACAATTAGTGCCAGTCGGATCCTGGATCCAGATCCCCCGGTTCGATCAACAGGGCTGCATGAATATCTGCCAATGCACGGCGCGCGGTCTAGAAAAGTGTCGCACGCTTAACTGCTTTAACTTCAAGTCCTGCTGGGTGCACGACAGATTCATTCAACATAAGACCAACTTCTATCTCGAGTGCAATCCTTGTCATTGCTTCGAGGGTGAATTTACATGTTCCAAGAAGAGCTGCGGCGAGTCGCGCGCGCCATCCCTGCCTTGCGACTGTCCAGCTCATTATGTCCCGGTTTGCGGCAGGTTGGGCTTCACCTTCGCGTCAGCCTGTCTGGCAAAGTGCGCTGAACTGTCAGCCACTGAAGTAGAGTTTGGCAGCTGTTCCAGCAGAGATCCTTGCGTGTCCAATCCTTGCAAAAGCGCAGAGAGATGCATTCGCAAACCTAGAGTCTGCTTATCGCGTTTGCACAAATCATGCCAGCAATATGAATGTGTGCCAATAGATTGTAATCCGCGTGACGAGTCCAGCGGACTAGTCTGTGATCGTGAGAATCGACAGTATCCTTCTGTCTGTGCCATGATTCGAGCTGGAGCTACTTTGGGTTACAGAGGACCTTGTCTGAGAGGTTGTAGTCTGAGGGGTCCAGTGTGTGGTATCAACGGCGAGGTTTACGCCAATGAATGCGCGGCTTGGGCCGAGAGAATTATCGTAGATTACCAAGGTCCCTGCGTCATCGTCGGTCTCATAGGAGAACAGGCAAAACCTCGTTGCGGTGATGCTGTACAATGTCCTGCCTTAGTGGAACCATACTGTATCGGGGTCACTCCTCCCGGTGCTTGTTGTCCTGTTTGCGGAGGAGCAGCGAGATTGTTCTACTCGAAAAAACAG TTGGAaagaatctattatataatggaCGAGGAAGCTGACAAGGATTCTGTTACTTTAGAAGCTCTCCTGGTCGCTCTAGGTCGTCAGTTAGAAGTGGCGCAATGCGCGATTCGAGGTATGATGACGCCCGATTGCGACATCTTCATCGTCGTACAGCCTGTTACCAAAAAACCGTCGGCGTTACAATTGCGAGCTTGCGTGACAGAAACGGAGAAGCTTGTCACCAGGATCACGGAGAGAAGTCCCAGAATCGCGGCGGAAATTCCTCTAGGTTCGTTGACTAGAGCCGAGATAGCTCACAGTTACGTTTCTAGTGCcataaaaattcatgtttGGCACGTAACGACGATTGTTTTGTTTAtctttatgttaaaaattacatcttgA
- the Reck gene encoding reversion-inducing-cysteine-rich protein with kazal motifs isoform X1 encodes MSGTTTRGAEKLRESRFSGSSCLTTDEHFLPPASNSEITGNRDGRSELCDKLFLRQISLVVLGAEIEARENVTRRLLEFCSIELMDFWSCVNSTLNELKRNENWIGRACCHHIQNPTCRTTCALSGSTDDLNESCRPSDEPEFFFCLEKREEAERCCNNVSNDTCRPICKDIFHKPGKQSNLKLYSSKGCFHQIPKCLKSVAEVKHAEDPKQHLHCCEEATTPACLDTCRKTLHIANTDQEIMDALAEKCSPVLPQSPMWSCLLKSGSAKPARLPLNAGKLTCCTKATRPSCQNLCWRAFQADWESAWVQLDALCLSSSLEGELRRCLEDADDPCEMGCSGLSYCARFNDRPTTLFRTCTSTADEAAKWEADHWSRGGVIGGLGVPVRAAASCPAETLRAAACLLQLRPCETRIHETRLCREDCLDLMASCVDWGAITGPHTAATLCAKLSPGKPDAPCVSLRPYLDDPQDDETVIHPEEDITTPCKRNPCPQGQLCVLQPNGAKIYRCVPACSLGEMSKQLVPVGSWIQIPRFDQQGCMNICQCTARGLEKCRTLNCFNFKSCWVHDRFIQHKTNFYLECNPCHCFEGEFTCSKKSCGESRAPSLPCDCPAHYVPVCGRLGFTFASACLAKCAELSATEVEFGSCSSRDPCVSNPCKSAERCIRKPRVCLSRLHKSCQQYECVPIDCNPRDESSGLVCDRENRQYPSVCAMIRAGATLGYRGPCLRGCSLRGPVCGINGEVYANECAAWAERIIVDYQGPCVIVGLIGEQAKPRCGDAVQCPALVEPYCIGVTPPGACCPVCGGAARLFYSKKQLERIYYIMDEEADKDSVTLEALLVALGRQLEVAQCAIRGMMTPDCDIFIVVQPVTKKPSALQLRACVTETEKLVTRITERSPRIAAEIPLGSLTRAEIAHSYVSSAIKIHVWHVTTIVLFIFMLKITS; translated from the exons ATGTCAGGCACGACAACGCGAGGTGCAGAAAAACTTCGAGAAAGTCGTTTCTCCGGATCATCTTGCTTGACTACTGATGAGCACTTTCTTCCTCCGGCTTCTAACAGCGAAATAACCGGAAATCGTGACGGAAGGTCCGAGTTATGTGACAAGTTATTCTTGAGACAG atatctttgGTAGTCTTGGGTGCCGAGATCGAGGCGAGGGAAAACGTTACTCGGCGTCTGCTGGAGTTTTGTTCCATAGAATTG ATGGACTTCTGGTCCTGCGTGAACTCGACGTTGAATG AACTCAAGAGGAATGAGAATTGGATAGGTCGAGCATGCTGTCACCACATCCAGAATCCCACATGTCGCACAACCTGCGCCTTATCAGGTTCCACAGACGATCTGAATGAGTCCTGCCGACCAAGCGACGAGCCTGAATTTTTCTTCTGCCTGGAAAAGCGCGAGGAAGCTGAACGATGCTGCAACAACGTTTCCAATGACACTTGTAGACCTATTTGCAAGGATATTTTTCACAAGCCTGGCAAGCAGTCTAACTTGAAACTATACAGCAGCAAGGGTTGCTTTCATCAGATTCCCAAATGTCTGAAGAGCGTAGCCGAGGTGAAACATGCCGAAGATCCGAAGCAAC ATTTGCACTGTTGCGAGGAAGCCACAACTCCGGCGTGCCTAGACACGTGTCGCAAGACTCTTCACATCGCAAACACGGACCAGGAAATCATGGACGCCTTGGCGGAAAAATGTAGCCCGGTGCTACCTCAGTCGCCGATGTGGAGTTGCTTGTTGAAATCGGGCTCGGCGAAGCCGGCACGTTTACCGTTAAATGCTGGTAAGCTGACGTGTTGCACAAAGGCAACGAGGCCCTCCTGCCAGAATTTATGCTGGCGGGCCTTTCAGGCTGACTGGGAATCCGCCTGGGTCCAGTTGGATGCGTTGTGCCTCTCGTCCAGCTTGGAGGGTGAATTGAGGAGATGTCTCGAGGACGCGGATGATCCTTGCGAAATGGGTTGTTCTGGATTGTCTTACTGCGCACGATTCAATGACAGACCTACTACTCTGTTCAG GACATGTACAAGTACAGCTGACGAGGCTGCTAAATGGGAAGCTGACCATTGGTCCAGAGGCGGCGTTATTGGTGGATTAGGTGTACCTGTGCGCGCAGCGGCTTCTTGTCCAGCGGAGACTTTACGTGCGGCGGCTTGTCTTCTACAATTGCGACCTTGTGAGACTAGAATTCATGAAACGCGACTCTGCCGCGAAGATTGTCTGGACTTGATGGCGAGCTGCGTGGATTGGGGTGCAATTACGGGACCGCATACAGCTGCTACCTTGTGTGCCAAGCTGTCGCCGGGCAAACCGGACGCGCCATGTGTTTCGTTGAGACCGTACTTGGACGACCCGCAAGACGATGAGACAGTGATTCATCCCGAAGAAGACATTACGACACCGTGCAAGCGCAATCCGTGTCCGCAGGGTCAGCTCTGCGTTCTCCAACCGAACGGTGCCAAGATCTATCGCTGCGTGCCAGCTTGCTCTCTCGGCGAGATGTCGAAACAATTAGTGCCAGTCGGATCCTGGATCCAGATCCCCCGGTTCGATCAACAGGGCTGCATGAATATCTGCCAATGCACGGCGCGCGGTCTAGAAAAGTGTCGCACGCTTAACTGCTTTAACTTCAAGTCCTGCTGGGTGCACGACAGATTCATTCAACATAAGACCAACTTCTATCTCGAGTGCAATCCTTGTCATTGCTTCGAGGGTGAATTTACATGTTCCAAGAAGAGCTGCGGCGAGTCGCGCGCGCCATCCCTGCCTTGCGACTGTCCAGCTCATTATGTCCCGGTTTGCGGCAGGTTGGGCTTCACCTTCGCGTCAGCCTGTCTGGCAAAGTGCGCTGAACTGTCAGCCACTGAAGTAGAGTTTGGCAGCTGTTCCAGCAGAGATCCTTGCGTGTCCAATCCTTGCAAAAGCGCAGAGAGATGCATTCGCAAACCTAGAGTCTGCTTATCGCGTTTGCACAAATCATGCCAGCAATATGAATGTGTGCCAATAGATTGTAATCCGCGTGACGAGTCCAGCGGACTAGTCTGTGATCGTGAGAATCGACAGTATCCTTCTGTCTGTGCCATGATTCGAGCTGGAGCTACTTTGGGTTACAGAGGACCTTGTCTGAGAGGTTGTAGTCTGAGGGGTCCAGTGTGTGGTATCAACGGCGAGGTTTACGCCAATGAATGCGCGGCTTGGGCCGAGAGAATTATCGTAGATTACCAAGGTCCCTGCGTCATCGTCGGTCTCATAGGAGAACAGGCAAAACCTCGTTGCGGTGATGCTGTACAATGTCCTGCCTTAGTGGAACCATACTGTATCGGGGTCACTCCTCCCGGTGCTTGTTGTCCTGTTTGCGGAGGAGCAGCGAGATTGTTCTACTCGAAAAAACAG TTGGAaagaatctattatataatggaCGAGGAAGCTGACAAGGATTCTGTTACTTTAGAAGCTCTCCTGGTCGCTCTAGGTCGTCAGTTAGAAGTGGCGCAATGCGCGATTCGAGGTATGATGACGCCCGATTGCGACATCTTCATCGTCGTACAGCCTGTTACCAAAAAACCGTCGGCGTTACAATTGCGAGCTTGCGTGACAGAAACGGAGAAGCTTGTCACCAGGATCACGGAGAGAAGTCCCAGAATCGCGGCGGAAATTCCTCTAGGTTCGTTGACTAGAGCCGAGATAGCTCACAGTTACGTTTCTAGTGCcataaaaattcatgtttGGCACGTAACGACGATTGTTTTGTTTAtctttatgttaaaaattacatcttgA
- the Reck gene encoding reversion-inducing-cysteine-rich protein with kazal motifs isoform X3, translating into MDFWSCVNSTLNELKRNENWIGRACCHHIQNPTCRTTCALSGSTDDLNESCRPSDEPEFFFCLEKREEAERCCNNVSNDTCRPICKDIFHKPGKQSNLKLYSSKGCFHQIPKCLKSVAEVKHAEDPKQHLHCCEEATTPACLDTCRKTLHIANTDQEIMDALAEKCSPVLPQSPMWSCLLKSGSAKPARLPLNAGKLTCCTKATRPSCQNLCWRAFQADWESAWVQLDALCLSSSLEGELRRCLEDADDPCEMGCSGLSYCARFNDRPTTLFRTCTSTADEAAKWEADHWSRGGVIGGLGVPVRAAASCPAETLRAAACLLQLRPCETRIHETRLCREDCLDLMASCVDWGAITGPHTAATLCAKLSPGKPDAPCVSLRPYLDDPQDDETVIHPEEDITTPCKRNPCPQGQLCVLQPNGAKIYRCVPACSLGEMSKQLVPVGSWIQIPRFDQQGCMNICQCTARGLEKCRTLNCFNFKSCWVHDRFIQHKTNFYLECNPCHCFEGEFTCSKKSCGESRAPSLPCDCPAHYVPVCGRLGFTFASACLAKCAELSATEVEFGSCSSRDPCVSNPCKSAERCIRKPRVCLSRLHKSCQQYECVPIDCNPRDESSGLVCDRENRQYPSVCAMIRAGATLGYRGPCLRGCSLRGPVCGINGEVYANECAAWAERIIVDYQGPCVIVGLIGEQAKPRCGDAVQCPALVEPYCIGVTPPGACCPVCGGAARLFYSKKQLERIYYIMDEEADKDSVTLEALLVALGRQLEVAQCAIRGMMTPDCDIFIVVQPVTKKPSALQLRACVTETEKLVTRITERSPRIAAEIPLGSLTRAEIAHSYVSSAIKIHVWHVTTIVLFIFMLKITS; encoded by the exons ATGGACTTCTGGTCCTGCGTGAACTCGACGTTGAATG AACTCAAGAGGAATGAGAATTGGATAGGTCGAGCATGCTGTCACCACATCCAGAATCCCACATGTCGCACAACCTGCGCCTTATCAGGTTCCACAGACGATCTGAATGAGTCCTGCCGACCAAGCGACGAGCCTGAATTTTTCTTCTGCCTGGAAAAGCGCGAGGAAGCTGAACGATGCTGCAACAACGTTTCCAATGACACTTGTAGACCTATTTGCAAGGATATTTTTCACAAGCCTGGCAAGCAGTCTAACTTGAAACTATACAGCAGCAAGGGTTGCTTTCATCAGATTCCCAAATGTCTGAAGAGCGTAGCCGAGGTGAAACATGCCGAAGATCCGAAGCAAC ATTTGCACTGTTGCGAGGAAGCCACAACTCCGGCGTGCCTAGACACGTGTCGCAAGACTCTTCACATCGCAAACACGGACCAGGAAATCATGGACGCCTTGGCGGAAAAATGTAGCCCGGTGCTACCTCAGTCGCCGATGTGGAGTTGCTTGTTGAAATCGGGCTCGGCGAAGCCGGCACGTTTACCGTTAAATGCTGGTAAGCTGACGTGTTGCACAAAGGCAACGAGGCCCTCCTGCCAGAATTTATGCTGGCGGGCCTTTCAGGCTGACTGGGAATCCGCCTGGGTCCAGTTGGATGCGTTGTGCCTCTCGTCCAGCTTGGAGGGTGAATTGAGGAGATGTCTCGAGGACGCGGATGATCCTTGCGAAATGGGTTGTTCTGGATTGTCTTACTGCGCACGATTCAATGACAGACCTACTACTCTGTTCAG GACATGTACAAGTACAGCTGACGAGGCTGCTAAATGGGAAGCTGACCATTGGTCCAGAGGCGGCGTTATTGGTGGATTAGGTGTACCTGTGCGCGCAGCGGCTTCTTGTCCAGCGGAGACTTTACGTGCGGCGGCTTGTCTTCTACAATTGCGACCTTGTGAGACTAGAATTCATGAAACGCGACTCTGCCGCGAAGATTGTCTGGACTTGATGGCGAGCTGCGTGGATTGGGGTGCAATTACGGGACCGCATACAGCTGCTACCTTGTGTGCCAAGCTGTCGCCGGGCAAACCGGACGCGCCATGTGTTTCGTTGAGACCGTACTTGGACGACCCGCAAGACGATGAGACAGTGATTCATCCCGAAGAAGACATTACGACACCGTGCAAGCGCAATCCGTGTCCGCAGGGTCAGCTCTGCGTTCTCCAACCGAACGGTGCCAAGATCTATCGCTGCGTGCCAGCTTGCTCTCTCGGCGAGATGTCGAAACAATTAGTGCCAGTCGGATCCTGGATCCAGATCCCCCGGTTCGATCAACAGGGCTGCATGAATATCTGCCAATGCACGGCGCGCGGTCTAGAAAAGTGTCGCACGCTTAACTGCTTTAACTTCAAGTCCTGCTGGGTGCACGACAGATTCATTCAACATAAGACCAACTTCTATCTCGAGTGCAATCCTTGTCATTGCTTCGAGGGTGAATTTACATGTTCCAAGAAGAGCTGCGGCGAGTCGCGCGCGCCATCCCTGCCTTGCGACTGTCCAGCTCATTATGTCCCGGTTTGCGGCAGGTTGGGCTTCACCTTCGCGTCAGCCTGTCTGGCAAAGTGCGCTGAACTGTCAGCCACTGAAGTAGAGTTTGGCAGCTGTTCCAGCAGAGATCCTTGCGTGTCCAATCCTTGCAAAAGCGCAGAGAGATGCATTCGCAAACCTAGAGTCTGCTTATCGCGTTTGCACAAATCATGCCAGCAATATGAATGTGTGCCAATAGATTGTAATCCGCGTGACGAGTCCAGCGGACTAGTCTGTGATCGTGAGAATCGACAGTATCCTTCTGTCTGTGCCATGATTCGAGCTGGAGCTACTTTGGGTTACAGAGGACCTTGTCTGAGAGGTTGTAGTCTGAGGGGTCCAGTGTGTGGTATCAACGGCGAGGTTTACGCCAATGAATGCGCGGCTTGGGCCGAGAGAATTATCGTAGATTACCAAGGTCCCTGCGTCATCGTCGGTCTCATAGGAGAACAGGCAAAACCTCGTTGCGGTGATGCTGTACAATGTCCTGCCTTAGTGGAACCATACTGTATCGGGGTCACTCCTCCCGGTGCTTGTTGTCCTGTTTGCGGAGGAGCAGCGAGATTGTTCTACTCGAAAAAACAG TTGGAaagaatctattatataatggaCGAGGAAGCTGACAAGGATTCTGTTACTTTAGAAGCTCTCCTGGTCGCTCTAGGTCGTCAGTTAGAAGTGGCGCAATGCGCGATTCGAGGTATGATGACGCCCGATTGCGACATCTTCATCGTCGTACAGCCTGTTACCAAAAAACCGTCGGCGTTACAATTGCGAGCTTGCGTGACAGAAACGGAGAAGCTTGTCACCAGGATCACGGAGAGAAGTCCCAGAATCGCGGCGGAAATTCCTCTAGGTTCGTTGACTAGAGCCGAGATAGCTCACAGTTACGTTTCTAGTGCcataaaaattcatgtttGGCACGTAACGACGATTGTTTTGTTTAtctttatgttaaaaattacatcttgA